From Amia ocellicauda isolate fAmiCal2 chromosome 12, fAmiCal2.hap1, whole genome shotgun sequence, a single genomic window includes:
- the LOC136764063 gene encoding fish-egg lectin-like, which produces MIFTLYGDHWNHLPGSLKHVTVGPSGVWGTSSTNNIFKLVGANWVQVTGQLQQIDAGGDQFMAGVSTVGSIFCLDQQNTVGFKGPGSHVSWEGIPGVLKYQSCGPLGCWGVNFNDYIFVLLGVSPQNCQGTGGWQLVDGRLSMLEVGSNGSLYGVNAAGMVFRRDGITSSNPAGTGWTFLSECGKSKHVSFDLGHLWVITQDNRILDCS; this is translated from the exons ATGATCTTTACCCTATATGGGGATCACTGGAACCACCTTCCCGGGTCCCTTAAGCACGTCACGGTCGGGCCCTCAGGCGTCTGGGGCACCAGCAGCACCAACAACATCTTCAAGCTGGTGGGCGCTAACTGGGTGCAGGTTACAG gtcAGCTGCAGCAGATTGATGCCGGGGGTGACCAGTTCATGGCTGGAGTGAGCACTGTGGGCAGCATCTTCTGCCTGGACCAGCAGAACACAGTGGGGTTCAAGGGCCCCGGTTCCCACGTCTCCTGGGAGGGCATCCCGGGGGTTCTCAAGTACCAAAGCTGTGGGCCCCTGGGCTGCTGGGGAGTGAACTTTAATGACTACATATTTGTGTTGCTTGGGGTTTCCCCACAGAACTGCCAGGGGACAGGGGGGTGGCAGCTGGTGGATGGACGACTGTCCATGCTGGAAGTGGGCAGCAATGGCAGTTTGTATGGAGTCAATGCTGCCGGAATGGTCTTCCGCAG AGATGGGATCACCAGCAGTAACCCTGCAGGCACTGGCTGGACCTTTTTGAGCGAGTGCGGGAAGAGCAAGCATGTGTCCTTTGACCTGGGTCATCTGTGGGTCATCACCCAAGACAACCGGATCCTGGACTGCAGCTGA